The following is a genomic window from Spiribacter sp. 1M189.
CCGGTCTATGCGCATGTGCCCATGATCCTGGACGCGGAGGGCAAGAAACTCTCCAAGCGCGCCGGTGCCGCCAGTGTCATGGAGTATCGGGATGCCGGCTACCTGCCCGAGGCAGTCATTAATTACCTCGTCCGGCTAGGGTGGGCGCATGGCGATCAGGAGGTGTTCGGCCTCGATGAGATGATCGAGCACTTTGATATCACGGATATCAACCACTCGGCCTCGAGTCTGAATCCGTCCAAACTGGATTGGCTGAATCAGCACTACATGAAGACACTGGCGCCGGCGCATGTGGCGCGGCATCTGGCCTGGCACCTGGGCGCGATGGATATCGACCCCGGTACCGATGACGGACCGGATCTGGAGCAGGTGGTGCAGGCCCAGGCGGAGCGCAGCAAGACGCTGGTGGAGATGGCCGAAAACAGCCGCTTTTTCTATCGCGAGCCGGCGGGTTATGACGAAAAGGCGGCGCGCAAGCATCTCAGCGGGTCGGAGGCGGTGCTAGCGGCGCTCGTCGAGTCGCTGTCGGCGCTGGAGGACTGGCATGCCGAGGCGATTCATCAGGCGGTGACGGGTGTTGCCGAGGAGCAGGAGCTCAAGATGGGCAAGGTGGCGCAGCCTTTGCGCGTGGCGGTGTCCGGCGGTCCTGTGTCACCACCCATTGACATCACGCTCGAGCTGCTAGGTCGCGAGACCGCACTGGCCCGCATTGAAAAGGCGCGTGAGTGGGCGCGGGCGCAGGCGGGAAGCGATGCCTGAGCATGTGGACGCAGTGGTTGGCCTTGACAGCATCGGGGCCAATTCCTAGACTGCGCATTCTCTGGAAACGGGGCCATAGCTCAGCTGGGAGAGCGCCTGCATGGCATGCAGGAGGTCGGCGGTTCGATCCCGCCTGGCTCCACCATTCTTCCTTGCGGTGTGATCCAGCGTCGCCTTGACGGAGCGGCCTGTACTGCCTATTATCCGGTCCGTCGTATAGACAGCGTCCCCATCGTCTAGCCGGCCTAGGACACCACCCTTTCAAGGTGGCGACACGGGTTCGAATCCCGTTGGGGACGCCAATTTCCCTCCCGCACTTCCATAACGCCGATTCACATTCCTGTAATACAGCCGGTCAATACTCTTGGAAAGACCGACAGGAGAGTCGAAATGGGTGCACAAGCAAGCCCGCTGACCGAGACACTGCGTGGCGCCGAGTTCCACCGGATCATCAGTGACGAGTGCCGCCTGAGGGCGCTGACCTGTCTGTACGAGGCCGGCGAGCTGGAGGTCGAGGACCTCGTTGGTGCGCTGAGCCAGGATCCCACCCAGATTCGCGAGACGCTCGGTGAGCTGACCGCATGCGGCGTGCTATCGGAGCGACGCGAACGGTTTCGCGTGCATTATCGCCTGGCCGACGAACTGCCGGCCTGGGTAGGCATCGCCCTGGGCGCCGCCCGCGACTGGGGGGTGTCCGCGGCGCGCTGATTGGCGCCGCGATCCCCGAGGCCGAGATGTGCTAAACGCTCGGCAACCCTGACAGCGCCATGGACTGCTCCGCCGCGCTGGTCTGCTCCTCCTTGAGATTACCCGCCAGGTAATCCGTATAGGCCTGCATGTCGAAATGGCCGTGGCCGCAGAGATTGAACAGCAAGGCCTTTGACTCGCCGGACTCCCGGCAGGCGATGGCCTCGTCGATCGTCGCCTTGACGGCGTGATTGGCCTCCGGCGCCGGGATGATCCCCTCCGCCCGGGCAAACTCCAGACCCGCGGCGAAGCACTCGAGCTGGCCATAGGCACGCGGATGGATGTAGCCGAGATCGGTCAGGTGGCTGATCTGCGGGGCCATGCCGTGATAGCGCAGCCCGCCCGCATGGAAGCCCGGGGGCATGAAGCCCGAGCCAAGGGTATGCATCTTGGTCAGCGGCGTGAGATGGCCGGTATCGCCCCAGTCGTAGGCGAACCTGCCCTTGGTGAGGGTGGGGCAGGAGGCCGGCTCCACGGCGATGAATTCGGTTGACGGCCCACCTCGCAGGCGCTCGCCGAGGAAGGGGAAGGCGATGCCGGCAAAGTTGGAACCACCGCCGGTGCAGCCGATGACCTTGTCCGGATAGTCGTCGACCATCTCCAGCTGACGCATGGTCTCCAGGCCGGCCACGGTCTGGTGCAGCAGCACGTGATTGAGCACGCTACCGAGGGCATATTTGGTGTCATCGCGCTGCACCGCCAGTTCCACGGCCTCGCTGATGGCGATGCCGAGGCTGCCGGTGGCCTTCGGGTTATCGGCCAGCACCGCGCGCCCGGCCTCGGTCGTGTTGCTGGGGCTGGCGATGCAGGTGGCACCGAAGCTTTCCATGAACGCCCGGCGGTAGGGCTTCTGGTTGAAGCTGACCTTGACCATGAAGACCTCGATGGCGAGGTCGAACATGGCACCGGCCAACGCCAGCGACGAGCCCCACTGTCCAGCCCCGGTTTCGGTGGTGATGCGCTTCACGCCCTCGACCTTGTTATAGAAGGCCTGGGGGATGGCCGTGTTGGGCTTATGGCTGCCGGCCGGGCTGACGCCCTCGTACTTGTAGTAGATCCGCGCCGGGGTGCCGAGGGCCTTTTCCAGACGCCGGGCCCGATACAGCGGCGATGGCCGCCACTGGCGATAGGCGTCGCGGACCGGCGCCGGGATCTCGACCTCCCGTTCGGTGCTCATCTCCTGCTCGATCACCGCCATCGGGAAAAGCGGAGCAAGGTCATCCGGCCCGACGGGCTCGAAGGTGCCGGGATGCAAGACCGGCGCCATGGGTTCGGGCAGGTCGGCGTTGATGTTGTACCAGTGCCGCGGGATTTCGGTCTCGGGCAGAACGGTTTTCACGTTCTCGCTCATCTCAATGGTGCCTCTCGTGGAGAATCTGACAGGTGCGAAACCATATCACTGCCGGCCGGGTCGGCGCCTCATCAGCGATGTCTCAGCTGCCCTCAACCAGCGCCCTGGCGAGTGCGTTATGACGTTCCACCATGGCACCCAGATCATGACCCAGTAACTCGCCCCCCTGGACCCGGGGCGTGCCGTTGACCACCACGAGATCGGCCCGTGCGGGCGGGCACAGGGCGAGTGCGGCCAGTGGGTCATGGATTGCACCGCCGGCCATCTCCAGGGCATCGAGCCGAAAGCCGGTGATATCGGCCGCCATGCCGGGTGCCAGCCGGCCGATGTCCGAGCGGCCCAGCACTTCGGCGCCACCGGCGGTTGCCAGTGCCAGTGCCCGTTCGGCGCTCATCGCGGCAGCGCCCTGGTCGACGCGCTGCAGGAGCATCGCCTGCCGCGTCTCGGCAAGCAGATTGCCGCCGTCGTTGGATGCCGCTCCATCAACACCGATACCTACCGGTACGCCACGGGCCAGCATCGAGCGAATCGGGGCAATACCATTGCCGAGACGCATGTTCGAGCACGGACAATGCGCGACGCCGGCGCCACTCATTCCAAGCCGCATGATTTCCGGTGCCGAGAGCGTGATCATATGGGCGAACCAGGCGTCATCGGCAAGCCAGCCCAGCGCCTCGATATGCCCCAGCGGTGTCTGCTCCAAATTCTGCAGGCACCAGGCATGCTCGTCCCGGCCTTCGGCGAGATGCGTATGTAGACGCACACCATGCTGCCGGGCAAGTGCAGCGGTGTCGCACATGAAGCCATCACTCACCGAGTAGGGCGAACAGGGTGCGAGTACGACCTGCAGCAGGCTTCCACGGGTCGGGTCGTGGTAGCGGCCGATCACCCGCTCACTGTCGGCGAGGACATCGGCCTCGTTCTCGGCCACGGCATCGGGCGTGAGCCCGCCCTGAGAAGCGCCGATGGTCACCGAGCCGCGGGAGACGTGAAAGCGCAGGCCCATGGACTGCATGGCCTCGACCTGATCATCCACGGAACAGCCATTCGGCCAGAGGTAATTGTGATCCATGGTGGTGGTGCAGCCGCTGAGCAACAGCTCCGCGGCGCGAATCTGCGTGGCGCTCTGCAGTGCCTCGGGCGTTGCCCGCGACCAGATGGGATTGTGAATCCGCAGCCACTCGCCGAGTTCGGCATCCTGGGCGCCGGGTAGAGCCCGCGTGAGGCACTCCAGGCAGTGATCATGGGTGTTGATCAGGCCGGGGACGAGCACGAGGCCACGGGCGTCGATCGGCGTCAGGCCATCGGTTTCCACCTCGTCCGCCGGCCCGATCTCCGCGATGAAGCCATCGCGGATGATCAGGCTGCCGTGCTGCAGCGGTGGAGTATCGGCGCCGGGATTGATGATCCAGCTGGCGTTGACGATGGCGCAGTCATGCATGGTTGGGTCCTGCGGCGTGGTTAGTGAGTGAGCATGGCACAACCACAGGGTGCTCTTGAATCCATACGGCGGCGCCTCCATTTCCTTCGAAGACGCGTCGGGATCTCCCGAGTGCATGGAGGAATGAATGACGAACGACGAGACAACGATCGAGCAAGAGCCGGCAGTCGAGCCCTCCCGCAGCCTGGTCATCCCCAAGCTGCCGGATGACGCGCTGATCCTGTTGCCGGTCCGCAACATGGTGCTGTTCCCCTCGATGCTTGTGCCAGTCGGGGTCGGCCGTGCGAAATCGATCCTGGCAGCCCGCCAGGCGGTGCAGCACGAGCAGCCCATGGGCGTGCTGCTGCAACGGGATGCCTCGGTGGAGGAGCCCGGTGGAGAGGATCTGCACACGGTGGGTGCAGTCGCGAACGTAATGCGTTTCGTGAACGGCCGTGAGGGGCATCACCACCTGGTGCTGCAGGGGATCGAGCGATTCCGGGTTACGGAATTTCTGGAGGGGTATCCGTTCCTGGTCGGCCGGGTGGAGCGGATCGCTGAGCACCAGCCCGAGGGGCCGGAGATCGATGCGCGGATGCTGGCGCTGCGCGACAAAGCCTTGGAGGCCCTGGAGTTGCTGCCACAGGCACCACAGGAGCTCGCCGGTGCCCTCACCAGCATCAAGGAGCCGGGCGTCCTCGCCGATTCCGTGGCTGGGTACCTCGATCTGGGCAGCGAGGAGCGCCAGGAACTGCTGGAGACATTCGACATCGAGACCCGGCTGGAGCGGGTTCTGTCGCTGGTGGACTACCGGGTGGAGGTGCTCAAGCTCTCGCAGAAGATCAGCGAGCGCACGCACGAGACCATGTCCGAGCGCCAGCGTGAGGCCCTGCTTCGCGAGCAGTTGCGCTCGATTCAGGAAGAGTTGGGCGAGAGCGATGAAAAGGGCGAGGAGATCCGCGAGCTCGAGCAGCGCATCGACGAGGCGCAGATGCCCGAGGAGGTGGACAAGCAGGCCCGCAAGGAGCTCCGGCGCCTGGAGCGCATGCCCGAAGGGGCTGGCGAATATTCGATGCTGCGCACCTACCTCGACTGGTTGCTCGAGCTCCCCTGGTCGCTGGAGCGGAGCGAGGATATCGACATCGATCGCGCCCGGGACATCCTCGATGCCGACCACTACGGACTGGAACCGGTCAAGCGTCGCATCCTTGAGCATCTGGCGGTCCGCAAGCTCAATCCCGAGGGGCGCAGCCCGATCCTGTGCTTTGTCGGGCCACCCGGCGTGGGCAAGACCTCGCTGGGCCAGAGCATTGCCCGCGCCACCGGGCGTGACTTCATGCGGGCGAGCCTCGGTGGCGTCCACGACGAGGCCGAGATTCGTGGCCATCGCCGGACCTATCTCGGTGCGCTGCCGGGTAAGATCATCCAGAGCATCCATAAGGCCGGTTCGCGTAATCCGGTGCTGATGCTCGATGAGATGGACAAGCTCGGCGGGGGAATCCAGGGCGATCCCTCCGCGGCGCTGCTGGAGGTCCTCGATCCCGCACAGAACGGCACATTCCAGGACAACTACCTGGGCGTGCCGTTTGATCTGACGGGCGTTTTCTTCATCGCCACCGCCAATGTTCCCGACCAGATACCCGGGCCGTTGCGTGACCGTATGGAGATGATCGAGATCCCGGGTTACACCCAGGAGGAGAAGGTCGAGATCGCCCGTCGCTACCTGCTGGACCGGCAGCGCGAGGGCGCCGGGCTGAGTGCCGAGCAGCTCGAGGTCACAGATGGGGCCATGCACCGGATCGTCGCGGAGTACACCCGCGAGGCCGGTTGCCGTCAGCTCGAGCGCGAGCTGGGGGCCGTCGCCCGTCATTTCGCCGTGCGGATCGCCGACGGCAGTCTTCAGCAGGCACGGGTCGATGCCGATGATGTCCCCGAGATCCTCGGTGCGCCTAAATTCGAGGGCGAGGTGGCGATGCGCACCAGTGTGCCCGGAGTCGCCACCGGTCTGGCCTGGACGCCGGTGGGCGGCGATATCCTCTTCATCGAGGCCAATCGCTCCCAGGGCAGTGGACGGCTGGTGCTCACCGGTCAGCTCGGCGATGTGATGAAGGAAAGCGCACAGACCGCCCTCAGCCTCATCAAGGCCCGTGCGGACCAGCTCGAGCTCGATATCAGCTCGCTACAGTCCGATGATGTGCATGTGCACGTCCCCGCCGGCGCCATCCCCAAGGACGGACCCAGTGCCGGTGTGGCGATGTACAGCGCGCTGGTATCGCTGCTCACGGGCCGCTGCATTCGCGAGGATGTCGCGATGACCGGCGAGATCACGCTGCGCGGGCTGGTCCTGCCCGTGGGCGGCATCAAGGAGAAGGTCCTGGCAGCCCGCCGTGCGGGGATTCATACGGTGCTGCTGCCGGCTCGCAACCGCAAGGATTACGAGGACATTCCCGAGTCGGCCCGCGAGGACATGACCTTCCACTGGATCGAGCATGTCGAGGAGGCCACCGACATCGCACTGCGGGCTCGGGAAGCCGACCCGACGACGGCGACCGGCTAGCCCAGCGGCGCCGGCGCCGTGTAATCCAGCCAGATCAGCAGGGCATAGGTCAGGTCCCCGTACTCAGGCACTGCCGGGTCGCCAGGAGAGGGGCTGGAGCGGCATCGGGCGGTAGTTCTCCGCTGGTGGTCTCGCCTCATGTAATGACGCCGCCTGTGGCGCGGCGGTGACCGCATGACGGTTCATGGGGACATGGCCCTGCGCCTCCGCCGGCGTGGCCGGCAACCAAGCCGGTGCGGTCAGGCTGGTCAGCTGCAGGAACAACGGGAAGAGCAGCGGGCCGGCGAGAGCAGGTGCGAGCCATGGGAGTAGGGCCGGCGCCGTGGTGGCGACCACGGCCGCCACGGCCGCGGTAGCCAGCGCAATCGGCCATCCGAGTCGCCAGGCCTGCATTGCCTCGATCTGTCGCCGGCCACGCACCCCGGTGTCCCAGCCGGCCGGCCGGCCAGCCAGCAGCCGCAGGATGAAACCGGTATAGAGCACCATCATCAGCGGCGAGCGCAGGATGCCGAAGCCAAGCTCGAGAAACCCGCCACGCAGCAGGGCCAGTCGACGCCCGGCACCCTCCCGGCTCGCGGCCGTGACGACAACCCCCAGGACGCGCGGGCCGAACAGGACCAACAGACTCAGGCCAAGCAGAGGCACCAGCGGTTGCGCTGGTGAGGCCGCAGCCGCCACCCAGCGGCCGGCGTCAGGGGAGAAAATGGCATCAAGCACGCCGGCGGCGATCATGAGCAGCCACAACGGCGCGTTGACATAGGCCAGGCCGCCAAGCAGGAAATTCAGCCGTGTGACCGGGCGCCAGCCGCGCCCCGGTAACAGGCGGAGATGCTGGAGGTTTCCCTGGCACCAGCGGCGCTCGCGCTTGAGATCATCAACGAAGTTCCCGGGCATGCCTTCGAAGCTGCCGCCGAGCTCGGGCAGTACGTAGACACCGCGGCCATGGCGCCGCATCAACCCGGCCTCGACGTAGTCATGACTCATGATGTCGCCACCCAGTGGCGGCTTGCCGGGGAGTGTCGACAGCCCGCAGCAGGCCTGGAAATCGGCGATGCGGACAATGGCATTGTGCCCCCAGTAGTTGGTGCTGTTGCCCTGCCAGAAGGCCAGTCCATTGGCGATATGCCGGGCATGCAGACTGGCGGCCAGCTGCTGGAATCGCCCCAGGATCGTGCGCTGCCCCACCGGCAGAGGGACGGTCTGCAGGATGCCGGCCTGGGGGTTGGCCTGCATGCGTCGCACCAGCGCGAGAATGGCCTCGCCCGTCATGCGGCTGTCGGCGTCGAGTACGATCATGTAATCGTAGTGCGCGCCCCAGCGTTCGCAGAAATCCCGGATATTGCCGGGCTTGCGGCCGGTGTTGCGTTCGCGGGCCCGATAGAAGAGGCGCAGCGTGTCACCGAATCGGGCTCGGAGCCGGGTCACTGCCTCATGTTCCCGGGCGAGCTGGGCGGGATCGCTGCTGTCGCTGAGCAGATAGCAGTCGAAGTATTCACTCTCGCCGGTCTGCTGCAGCGAGCGCCAGGTGGCCGTCAGACAGTGCACCACGCCGGCCATGTCCTCATTATAGGCGGGCATCACCAATGCCGTGCGGGCAAGCGGCGGCGCCTCGGCCGGATCGGGGTCGCGCCGGCTCAGCGTGACCGGGTGTCTGCCGGCGAGGCGCAGTAAAATGCCCGCGATCATGGTCCAGAAAGCAACGCAGGACGTGGTGAACGTGATGCTGAAGAGTATGAGTACGGCCCACTCGAGCGGTTGTACACCGCCCGGTGCAAGTAACCGCCAGAACGCATGGACCCCCGCGCTGGCGGTGGCGAGCACCAGCAGGGCCAGGGCCAGCCGTCGTAGGGGCAGTCCCGGCTGGGTGAGATGCCAGCTTGAATGGGTCATAGGCGGTCTCGATGGATGGATTGATGCGTT
Proteins encoded in this region:
- the gltX gene encoding glutamate--tRNA ligase, which produces MTVTTRFAPSPTGYLHIGGARTALFCWLYARRHGGRFVLRIEDTDLERSTPEAINAILEGMSWLGLDYDEGPLYQTHRFDRYREVIQHMLEEGMAYRCYCSKERLEALRADQQARKEKPRYDGRCRDLTEPPEDVEGEPVIRFRQPRSGHTVVDDQVKGKVVFDNAELDDLIIARADGSPTYNFVVVVDDMDMNITHVIRGDDHLNNSARQGNILRALGVEPPVYAHVPMILDAEGKKLSKRAGAASVMEYRDAGYLPEAVINYLVRLGWAHGDQEVFGLDEMIEHFDITDINHSASSLNPSKLDWLNQHYMKTLAPAHVARHLAWHLGAMDIDPGTDDGPDLEQVVQAQAERSKTLVEMAENSRFFYREPAGYDEKAARKHLSGSEAVLAALVESLSALEDWHAEAIHQAVTGVAEEQELKMGKVAQPLRVAVSGGPVSPPIDITLELLGRETALARIEKAREWARAQAGSDA
- a CDS encoding TrpB-like pyridoxal phosphate-dependent enzyme, whose translation is MSENVKTVLPETEIPRHWYNINADLPEPMAPVLHPGTFEPVGPDDLAPLFPMAVIEQEMSTEREVEIPAPVRDAYRQWRPSPLYRARRLEKALGTPARIYYKYEGVSPAGSHKPNTAIPQAFYNKVEGVKRITTETGAGQWGSSLALAGAMFDLAIEVFMVKVSFNQKPYRRAFMESFGATCIASPSNTTEAGRAVLADNPKATGSLGIAISEAVELAVQRDDTKYALGSVLNHVLLHQTVAGLETMRQLEMVDDYPDKVIGCTGGGSNFAGIAFPFLGERLRGGPSTEFIAVEPASCPTLTKGRFAYDWGDTGHLTPLTKMHTLGSGFMPPGFHAGGLRYHGMAPQISHLTDLGYIHPRAYGQLECFAAGLEFARAEGIIPAPEANHAVKATIDEAIACRESGESKALLFNLCGHGHFDMQAYTDYLAGNLKEEQTSAAEQSMALSGLPSV
- a CDS encoding 8-oxoguanine deaminase, which codes for MHDCAIVNASWIINPGADTPPLQHGSLIIRDGFIAEIGPADEVETDGLTPIDARGLVLVPGLINTHDHCLECLTRALPGAQDAELGEWLRIHNPIWSRATPEALQSATQIRAAELLLSGCTTTMDHNYLWPNGCSVDDQVEAMQSMGLRFHVSRGSVTIGASQGGLTPDAVAENEADVLADSERVIGRYHDPTRGSLLQVVLAPCSPYSVSDGFMCDTAALARQHGVRLHTHLAEGRDEHAWCLQNLEQTPLGHIEALGWLADDAWFAHMITLSAPEIMRLGMSGAGVAHCPCSNMRLGNGIAPIRSMLARGVPVGIGVDGAASNDGGNLLAETRQAMLLQRVDQGAAAMSAERALALATAGGAEVLGRSDIGRLAPGMAADITGFRLDALEMAGGAIHDPLAALALCPPARADLVVVNGTPRVQGGELLGHDLGAMVERHNALARALVEGS
- the lon gene encoding endopeptidase La gives rise to the protein MTNDETTIEQEPAVEPSRSLVIPKLPDDALILLPVRNMVLFPSMLVPVGVGRAKSILAARQAVQHEQPMGVLLQRDASVEEPGGEDLHTVGAVANVMRFVNGREGHHHLVLQGIERFRVTEFLEGYPFLVGRVERIAEHQPEGPEIDARMLALRDKALEALELLPQAPQELAGALTSIKEPGVLADSVAGYLDLGSEERQELLETFDIETRLERVLSLVDYRVEVLKLSQKISERTHETMSERQREALLREQLRSIQEELGESDEKGEEIRELEQRIDEAQMPEEVDKQARKELRRLERMPEGAGEYSMLRTYLDWLLELPWSLERSEDIDIDRARDILDADHYGLEPVKRRILEHLAVRKLNPEGRSPILCFVGPPGVGKTSLGQSIARATGRDFMRASLGGVHDEAEIRGHRRTYLGALPGKIIQSIHKAGSRNPVLMLDEMDKLGGGIQGDPSAALLEVLDPAQNGTFQDNYLGVPFDLTGVFFIATANVPDQIPGPLRDRMEMIEIPGYTQEEKVEIARRYLLDRQREGAGLSAEQLEVTDGAMHRIVAEYTREAGCRQLERELGAVARHFAVRIADGSLQQARVDADDVPEILGAPKFEGEVAMRTSVPGVATGLAWTPVGGDILFIEANRSQGSGRLVLTGQLGDVMKESAQTALSLIKARADQLELDISSLQSDDVHVHVPAGAIPKDGPSAGVAMYSALVSLLTGRCIREDVAMTGEITLRGLVLPVGGIKEKVLAARRAGIHTVLLPARNRKDYEDIPESAREDMTFHWIEHVEEATDIALRAREADPTTATG
- the mdoH gene encoding glucans biosynthesis glucosyltransferase MdoH, which encodes MTHSSWHLTQPGLPLRRLALALLVLATASAGVHAFWRLLAPGGVQPLEWAVLILFSITFTTSCVAFWTMIAGILLRLAGRHPVTLSRRDPDPAEAPPLARTALVMPAYNEDMAGVVHCLTATWRSLQQTGESEYFDCYLLSDSSDPAQLAREHEAVTRLRARFGDTLRLFYRARERNTGRKPGNIRDFCERWGAHYDYMIVLDADSRMTGEAILALVRRMQANPQAGILQTVPLPVGQRTILGRFQQLAASLHARHIANGLAFWQGNSTNYWGHNAIVRIADFQACCGLSTLPGKPPLGGDIMSHDYVEAGLMRRHGRGVYVLPELGGSFEGMPGNFVDDLKRERRWCQGNLQHLRLLPGRGWRPVTRLNFLLGGLAYVNAPLWLLMIAAGVLDAIFSPDAGRWVAAAASPAQPLVPLLGLSLLVLFGPRVLGVVVTAASREGAGRRLALLRGGFLELGFGILRSPLMMVLYTGFILRLLAGRPAGWDTGVRGRRQIEAMQAWRLGWPIALATAAVAAVVATTAPALLPWLAPALAGPLLFPLFLQLTSLTAPAWLPATPAEAQGHVPMNRHAVTAAPQAASLHEARPPAENYRPMPLQPLSWRPGSA